The Henckelia pumila isolate YLH828 chromosome 2, ASM3356847v2, whole genome shotgun sequence genome includes a window with the following:
- the LOC140885223 gene encoding uncharacterized protein, whose translation MAAESSHDSRILIVASGGKFLPESHAVSAFITDKFAEKQCVGGLTWRYVDAATKAYYWGEFVKTYRWRPDHDAHIRATWKKLTAEQYRKTLCNWRTKAKLPLGVNLEVWNKWKDIWSSSVWQNKSEKAKKNRNTEPEGPGTGVVKHIGGSLCFIEHSIKMREELGRDASAYELFKKLHQKKDGTWVDARSKAVDDEMNVRFLEASQPDADDSGSVQNPTFEVQNEMYILAVGGVRKKRLYGIGSQAEVLYPEAMSGRATRTRTNSSMDVAAAKAEAAAANSRVQELTKELTTLQQQVRYLMEHALIDPNSAPFSSAREYDDDSTQP comes from the exons ATGGCTGCAGAAAGTTCTCATGATTCTAGGATATTGATTGTTGCCTCAGGTGGCAA GTTTTTACCAGAGAGCCATGCTGTATCGGCTTTTATCACCGATAAATTTGCTGAGAAACAGTGCGTGGGGGGTCTCACATGGCGATATGTGGATGCTGCGACAAAGGCATATTACTGGGGGGAGTTTGTG AAAACGTATCGTTGGCGTCCAGACCATGACGCTCATATTAGGGCGACATGGAAAAAACTTACAGCTGAGCAATATAGGAAAACACTATGCAACTGGCGTACAAAGGCTAAACTTCCACTTGGGGTGAATCTTGAAGTTTGGAACAAGTGGAAGGATATCTGGAGTTCCTCTGTGTGGCAGAATAAGTCtgaaaaagcaaaaaaaaatagaaatacaGAGCCTGAAGGGCCTGGCACCGGAGTGGTTAAACACATTGGAGGTTCTCTTTGCTTTATCGAGCATTCCATTAAAATG CGCGAGGAGTTGGGCCGCGATGCAAGTGCTTATGAGTTATTCAAAAAATTGCATCAGAAAAAAGATGGCACGTGGGTTGATGCTAGGTCTAAGGCTGTCGAT GACGAGATGAATGTTCGGTTTCTTGAAGCATCACAACCAGATGCTGATGACAGTGGGTCAGTACAAAACCCAACCTTTGAGGTTCAAAATGAAATGTACATACTGGCTGTTGGTGGGGTGAGAAAGAAAAGATTGTACGGTATTGGTTCGCAAGCTGAAGTGTTGTATCCTGAAGCTATGTCGGGACGTGCTACACGCACACGTACTAACTCATCAATGGATGTGGCTGCCGCTAAAGCTGAGGCTGCTGCTGCGAATTCTAGAGTTCAGGAACTTACAAAGGAGTTGACTACTTTGCAGCAACAAGTTCGTTATTTGATGGAGCATGCACTTATTGATCCCAATTCCGCCCCCTTTTCGAGTGCGCGTGAATACGACGATGATAGCACGCAGCCATAG